From the genome of Haloferax mediterranei ATCC 33500, one region includes:
- the sod gene encoding superoxide dismutase produces the protein MSELSEAELPPLPYDYDALEPHIDEQILAWHHDTHHQGYVNGLNAAEETLRENRSSGDMDGSAAAMRSVSHNGCGHYLHHLFWRCMTPNGGGGEPTGDLRDRIESDFGSYEGWEAEFREAASWPAGGWALLVYDPVTKQLRNLAVQKHNDGALWSAHPILALDVWEHSYYFQYGPDRGGFVDAFFEVIDWDTIASEFEKTTSHHEH, from the coding sequence ATGTCCGAACTCTCAGAGGCGGAGCTTCCACCGCTTCCATACGACTACGACGCGCTCGAACCGCACATCGACGAGCAGATCCTCGCGTGGCATCACGATACTCACCACCAGGGCTACGTTAACGGCCTGAACGCTGCCGAGGAGACGCTCAGAGAGAACCGCTCGTCGGGTGACATGGACGGCTCGGCGGCTGCCATGCGCTCGGTGAGTCACAACGGCTGCGGCCATTACCTCCATCATCTGTTCTGGCGGTGTATGACGCCGAACGGCGGCGGCGGTGAACCAACGGGTGACCTCCGGGACCGCATCGAGAGCGACTTCGGGTCCTATGAGGGCTGGGAGGCCGAGTTCAGAGAGGCCGCCAGTTGGCCCGCCGGCGGGTGGGCACTGCTCGTCTACGACCCGGTCACGAAACAGCTCCGGAACCTCGCCGTCCAGAAGCACAACGATGGTGCGCTCTGGAGTGCCCACCCCATTCTCGCCCTCGACGTCTGGGAACACTCGTACTACTTCCAGTACGGCCCCGACCGCGGTGGTTTCGTGGACGCGTTCTTCGAGGTTATCGACTGGGATACCATCGCAAGCGAGTTCGAGAAGACGACCTCCCACCACGAGCACTAG
- a CDS encoding thiolase domain-containing protein, with amino-acid sequence MGTKIASAASTTYGKHPNSSSRELLSEAAVKAFDETDISPGDLDAVYIGNFMGGLIEDQGHIGALMADHVGAREAASVRIESACVSGGATFCQAVQAVESGDADVVLAGGVEMMSTTDIEHVTDALANAADDVYENEQGLTFPGIYALMARRYMHEFDVMREDLAAVSVKNHRHAVDNPLAQFRKELSVREVVESKPVATPITLYDACPVSDGASVAIVVSDTFAADHGLETSAEVLGTGQSSDALALQDRAAISRTPAAERAAERAYENASVTADDIDVAEVHDCFTIAEILALEALSFYERGEGTRGAVEGETAADGHIPVNTSGGLIGKGHPVGATGIGQIVELTKQLEGRHPNQVSEAEVALAHNVGGSGASTTVTILGGE; translated from the coding sequence ATGGGGACGAAAATCGCCAGCGCTGCGAGTACAACATACGGCAAACATCCCAACTCATCGTCGCGTGAACTCCTCAGTGAAGCGGCCGTCAAGGCGTTCGACGAGACCGATATCTCGCCCGGCGACCTTGACGCCGTATATATCGGGAATTTCATGGGCGGTCTTATCGAAGACCAGGGTCACATTGGGGCACTCATGGCTGATCACGTCGGAGCCCGTGAGGCAGCATCGGTCCGTATCGAGAGTGCCTGTGTGTCCGGGGGAGCGACGTTCTGTCAGGCGGTTCAAGCCGTCGAATCCGGAGACGCCGATGTGGTGCTTGCTGGTGGAGTCGAGATGATGTCCACAACGGACATCGAGCACGTGACCGATGCCTTAGCCAACGCGGCTGACGATGTTTACGAGAACGAGCAGGGCTTGACGTTCCCCGGAATCTATGCGCTCATGGCCCGCCGATACATGCACGAGTTCGACGTGATGCGTGAGGATTTGGCCGCCGTCTCGGTCAAGAATCACCGACATGCCGTCGACAACCCGCTCGCGCAGTTTCGGAAAGAACTCTCCGTGAGAGAGGTAGTCGAATCAAAGCCTGTCGCGACGCCTATCACCCTCTATGACGCCTGCCCAGTCTCAGACGGTGCCAGCGTCGCTATCGTGGTCAGCGATACGTTCGCGGCCGACCACGGCCTCGAAACGTCGGCCGAAGTTCTCGGGACCGGCCAGTCGAGTGACGCCCTCGCGCTGCAGGACCGGGCGGCCATTAGTCGGACTCCGGCAGCCGAACGTGCCGCTGAGCGAGCATACGAGAACGCCAGCGTCACGGCCGACGATATCGACGTCGCCGAGGTCCACGACTGCTTCACCATCGCGGAGATACTGGCGCTTGAGGCGCTTTCCTTCTATGAGCGCGGTGAGGGGACACGCGGTGCGGTCGAAGGTGAAACGGCAGCCGACGGTCACATCCCGGTCAACACATCGGGTGGCCTCATTGGGAAGGGCCATCCGGTAGGAGCAACTGGCATCGGCCAAATCGTCGAACTGACCAAGCAACTCGAAGGACGCCATCCGAACCAGGTCTCGGAGGCGGAGGTTGCACTCGCCCACAACGTCGGTGGGAGCGGTGCGAGTACGACAGTGACTATCCTAGGGGGTGAGTAA
- a CDS encoding Zn-ribbon domain-containing OB-fold protein codes for MPAWFDAFTDAIASGDQQYLVCETCGHGTLPPRQLCPACGSTELTQEPLSERGEILSFTEISVTIPKFHGETPYTVVLAELDEGVSLTGQLRDATPDDIAIGDKVVLGTEPHDNETALITFQQAED; via the coding sequence ATGCCAGCGTGGTTCGACGCGTTCACCGATGCGATTGCGTCGGGCGACCAGCAGTACCTCGTCTGCGAGACGTGCGGACACGGGACGCTCCCACCTCGACAGCTCTGTCCTGCGTGTGGCTCGACTGAACTAACCCAGGAGCCGCTTTCCGAACGAGGAGAGATCTTATCGTTCACCGAAATCTCGGTCACGATTCCAAAGTTCCACGGTGAGACACCTTACACTGTCGTCCTTGCCGAACTGGACGAGGGAGTTTCCCTCACAGGACAGCTCCGGGACGCGACTCCCGACGACATTGCCATCGGCGACAAGGTCGTACTTGGCACGGAACCACATGACAATGAAACAGCACTTATTACATTCCAACAGGCCGAGGACTGA
- a CDS encoding DUF7511 domain-containing protein: MDSPPIESDEWTPPPPARRATYISHITRRADGGERCTISPVPKDEQTLLSEWVLADEGSFVSRNEMC; encoded by the coding sequence GTGGACTCCCCACCGATAGAATCCGACGAATGGACACCGCCGCCGCCGGCACGACGAGCGACGTATATATCCCACATCACGCGTCGTGCAGACGGCGGCGAGCGGTGTACAATCTCACCGGTTCCGAAGGACGAACAGACACTACTCTCGGAGTGGGTTTTGGCCGATGAGGGGTCGTTTGTGTCTCGAAACGAGATGTGCTGA
- the serB gene encoding phosphoserine phosphatase SerB, with amino-acid sequence MALVAFDFDGTLCQSDMTVLLGREYDVAGEIRGLAEQGIRGDVDFTTSLRQRVSLLEGMPESKVDAAFNRCKLRNGAAEMLSDLRQSGLSVAIITGSFERGVEAALQRAGVEVDHIIANNLVVKNGALTGAVEGPLLDRQKDHALEELALAEGLDLGQTIAVGNGSQDLPMLRIAGTAIGFAPEPVVEEYCDVVMTSIRELQLYFEQHNLIKRE; translated from the coding sequence ATGGCGCTTGTGGCCTTTGACTTCGACGGGACGCTTTGCCAGTCAGACATGACAGTCCTCCTCGGACGAGAGTACGATGTGGCAGGTGAGATACGAGGTCTCGCTGAACAGGGAATTCGTGGCGATGTCGATTTCACGACCAGTCTTCGACAACGCGTCTCACTCCTCGAAGGGATGCCAGAATCTAAGGTGGATGCCGCGTTCAATCGCTGCAAGCTACGAAACGGTGCTGCCGAGATGCTATCGGACCTCCGGCAGTCCGGTTTGTCTGTTGCCATCATCACCGGAAGCTTCGAACGAGGGGTCGAAGCGGCATTGCAGCGAGCGGGCGTCGAAGTCGACCATATCATCGCAAATAATCTCGTCGTGAAAAATGGTGCGTTGACCGGCGCTGTCGAAGGTCCCCTGCTTGATAGACAGAAGGACCACGCACTGGAGGAATTGGCACTCGCCGAAGGGCTGGATCTTGGACAGACGATTGCGGTCGGCAACGGTAGCCAGGACCTTCCGATGCTCCGCATAGCGGGGACAGCAATCGGATTCGCTCCAGAACCCGTCGTCGAGGAGTACTGTGACGTCGTGATGACGTCGATTCGGGAACTTCAGTTGTACTTCGAGCAACACAACCTCATCAAGAGGGAGTGA
- a CDS encoding adenosylcobalamin-dependent ribonucleoside-diphosphate reductase — protein MGSLDSVAKTVLHRRYLRQDKEGNVVETPDEMFHRVAANLAAAESQFGGDVETTEAQFYEVMSNLDFLPNSPTLMNAGTELQQLAACFVLPIEDSIESIFTAVKQTALIHQSGGGTGFSFSNLRPEGDVVLKTGGVASGPVSFMKVFDTATEQIKQGGRRRGANMSVLDITHPDIEEFITIKAEEDVLRNFNLSVATGEAFWDAYESEETYDIVNPRTGETVRQADPDAMLSQTAEMAWETGDPGILFLDTINEQNPISELGKIEATNPCGEVPELPYEACILGSINLGQHTDNGDVDWEKLRTTVHLAVRFLDNAIEMSEFPVPEIEEMVTKTRRLGLGVMGFHDMLVDLRIPYYSEDAVEFAEELMGFIHDEAWKASKQLANERDPFPAWENSSYEEPVRNVTTTTIAPTGTISLIAGSSASIEPIYSVVYTKQVMGGLEVVNDRFVDIAKKREFYSADLVEKLHGRTTIQDVEAVPDDVKRLFQTAHDVPADHHLKVQAAFQRHVDNAVSKTVNLPQSASVDDIKEIFLSARDLGLKGVTVFRSGAKPEQVLGESPLKEECVGECDYVSPR, from the coding sequence ATGGGGTCGCTCGACAGCGTCGCTAAGACCGTCCTCCATCGACGGTATCTGCGACAAGACAAGGAGGGGAACGTCGTCGAGACGCCGGACGAGATGTTTCACCGAGTCGCCGCAAACCTCGCGGCGGCCGAGTCACAGTTCGGTGGCGACGTCGAAACGACCGAAGCACAGTTTTACGAGGTAATGAGCAATCTCGATTTTCTCCCAAATTCGCCGACACTGATGAACGCTGGAACCGAACTCCAGCAACTCGCTGCCTGCTTTGTCCTGCCGATTGAGGACTCGATTGAATCGATCTTTACAGCCGTCAAGCAAACGGCGCTTATCCACCAGAGCGGCGGTGGCACTGGTTTTTCGTTTTCGAACCTCCGTCCCGAAGGGGATGTCGTGCTGAAAACCGGTGGCGTGGCATCCGGACCAGTGAGTTTTATGAAGGTATTCGATACCGCGACCGAGCAGATTAAGCAGGGGGGTCGCCGCCGGGGTGCAAATATGAGTGTACTCGATATCACCCATCCCGATATTGAGGAATTCATCACCATCAAGGCAGAAGAAGACGTGTTACGGAATTTCAATCTCTCTGTGGCGACGGGTGAGGCGTTCTGGGATGCTTACGAATCGGAGGAGACCTACGACATCGTGAACCCCCGAACCGGGGAGACAGTCCGGCAAGCGGACCCTGACGCCATGCTTAGCCAGACCGCCGAGATGGCGTGGGAGACCGGTGACCCCGGGATTCTCTTCTTAGATACGATCAACGAACAGAACCCGATATCGGAACTCGGGAAAATCGAAGCGACGAACCCCTGTGGTGAAGTTCCGGAACTCCCCTACGAGGCGTGTATTCTCGGGTCGATCAACCTCGGCCAGCATACCGACAACGGGGACGTCGACTGGGAGAAGCTCAGAACGACCGTCCACCTCGCCGTCCGATTTCTCGACAATGCGATAGAGATGTCGGAATTCCCCGTCCCCGAAATCGAAGAGATGGTGACCAAGACTCGGAGATTGGGACTGGGCGTGATGGGATTCCACGACATGCTTGTTGACCTTCGGATTCCGTACTACTCCGAGGACGCCGTCGAATTTGCAGAGGAGTTGATGGGGTTCATTCACGACGAAGCGTGGAAGGCGTCGAAGCAACTGGCGAACGAACGCGACCCGTTCCCGGCGTGGGAGAACTCCTCCTACGAAGAGCCGGTGCGGAACGTCACGACCACGACGATTGCCCCCACAGGGACGATTTCGCTCATCGCCGGCTCTTCGGCAAGTATCGAACCAATATACAGCGTCGTCTATACGAAGCAGGTGATGGGCGGCTTGGAGGTTGTCAACGACCGCTTCGTTGACATCGCAAAGAAGCGGGAGTTCTACTCCGCAGACCTCGTGGAGAAACTCCACGGCCGAACCACGATTCAAGATGTCGAGGCAGTTCCAGACGATGTGAAGCGACTGTTCCAGACGGCCCACGACGTTCCCGCCGACCATCATCTCAAGGTTCAGGCCGCGTTCCAGCGCCACGTCGATAACGCGGTGAGTAAGACGGTTAACCTCCCCCAGTCGGCGTCTGTCGACGATATCAAGGAGATATTTCTGTCCGCACGTGACCTCGGCCTCAAAGGTGTCACTGTCTTCCGGAGCGGGGCTAAACCAGAGCAGGTACTCGGTGAAAGCCCACTCAAAGAAGAGTGCGTAGGCGAATGCGATTACGTCTCACCCCGATAG
- a CDS encoding CBS domain-containing protein: MNITDIVSEEYVEFTPETPVSKLVGAFDDHTVKGVMVHGEEFEGVITRRQLATSHHQPAEKIGSLVWHVPRLTPDEDVRKVAQLMLDSDSKVLPVFEGRDLIGVVTADDILQEVKPFLDAATVDDVYTNGLVSVEPTSTVGEALHTFRDNRITHLPVVDDGTAVGILSLYDVVGLTVRSERQSKGGDASGTDSYGGSLSSSAGRSRKGGFGAREGELARILDLPVRDVMVSPVRTISPSETLESAVEKMFAIEGSSLVVIVDGQPSGIVTKTDVLDSLTWEAGGNRAVQIYGSDLLDDLSYDEIVTTIDNLADKDHGMNVLDAKIHLQKHDEKLRGTPLLFARIRLHTDRGLYLGSGEGYGASHAINQAREVVERQIRDKKTQGRTKKPRDAEYWEKRFGWMLEGE; this comes from the coding sequence ATGAACATCACCGATATCGTCTCAGAAGAGTACGTCGAATTCACACCCGAAACTCCCGTCTCTAAACTCGTCGGTGCGTTCGATGACCACACCGTCAAGGGCGTCATGGTTCACGGAGAGGAGTTCGAAGGGGTCATCACGAGGAGACAACTCGCTACCTCGCACCACCAACCCGCAGAGAAAATCGGTTCGCTCGTTTGGCACGTTCCTAGACTCACACCCGACGAGGACGTTCGTAAAGTCGCACAGCTCATGCTCGACAGTGATTCGAAGGTTCTGCCGGTCTTCGAGGGGCGAGACTTGATTGGTGTCGTCACGGCCGATGACATTCTCCAGGAAGTCAAACCATTCCTGGATGCAGCCACCGTCGACGACGTCTACACTAACGGTCTCGTCTCGGTCGAACCGACGTCCACGGTCGGTGAGGCACTCCACACCTTCCGAGATAATCGGATTACCCATCTCCCCGTCGTCGACGATGGCACGGCAGTCGGTATTCTCAGCCTCTACGACGTGGTCGGTCTCACAGTGAGATCGGAACGCCAGAGCAAGGGCGGCGATGCCAGCGGGACAGACTCGTATGGTGGGTCGTTATCCAGCAGTGCCGGTCGGTCTCGGAAGGGTGGGTTCGGTGCCCGGGAAGGAGAACTCGCGCGAATTCTCGACCTGCCGGTTCGGGACGTGATGGTCTCGCCGGTTCGGACTATCAGTCCATCAGAGACGCTCGAGTCTGCTGTCGAAAAGATGTTCGCCATCGAGGGGTCCTCACTTGTCGTCATAGTCGACGGGCAACCGTCGGGTATCGTGACGAAAACCGATGTTCTCGACTCACTCACGTGGGAAGCGGGGGGCAACCGGGCCGTCCAGATCTACGGTTCTGACTTGCTAGACGACCTATCGTACGACGAAATCGTGACGACAATCGACAACCTCGCCGATAAGGACCACGGAATGAACGTTCTGGATGCGAAGATTCACCTCCAAAAACACGACGAGAAGCTCCGCGGGACGCCACTGTTGTTCGCTCGAATCCGTCTGCACACCGACCGCGGACTGTACCTTGGCTCCGGCGAGGGCTACGGCGCAAGTCACGCAATCAATCAGGCACGAGAGGTCGTCGAACGGCAGATACGTGATAAGAAGACCCAAGGCCGGACCAAGAAGCCCCGAGACGCAGAATACTGGGAGAAACGTTTCGGGTGGATGCTCGAAGGGGAGTAA